In Flavobacteriaceae bacterium, the following proteins share a genomic window:
- a CDS encoding electron transfer flavoprotein subunit alpha/FixB family protein — protein MSVLVYTESEQGAFKKVAFEVASYAKAVANQLDTTVTAITINASDSSELKAYGVDKVLNATNAQLDGFNAKAYASAIQQAAQQENATVVILSSSANSKYLSPLVAVGLNAGFASNVVEVPSSTAPFTVKRTTFTNKAFSNTEITSDVKVIGLSKNAFGLVENSASAINESFSPSFGDNDFNINVQSVDKATDKVTIADAEIVVSGGRGLKGPENWGMVEELAEVLGAATACSKPVSDLGWRPHSEHVGQTGKPVASNLYIAIGISGAIQHLAGINSSKVKVVVNSDPEAPFFKAADYGVVGDAFEVVPKLIEKLKEFKAQNA, from the coding sequence ATGTCCGTTTTAGTATATACAGAATCAGAACAAGGTGCTTTTAAAAAAGTAGCTTTTGAAGTTGCATCTTACGCCAAAGCTGTAGCTAATCAATTAGATACAACAGTAACAGCCATTACTATAAATGCGAGTGACTCATCTGAGTTAAAAGCCTACGGTGTAGATAAAGTTTTAAATGCAACTAATGCACAGTTAGATGGATTTAACGCAAAAGCTTATGCTAGTGCCATCCAACAAGCTGCACAACAAGAAAATGCAACTGTGGTAATTTTAAGCTCTAGTGCAAATAGCAAATACCTTTCACCTTTAGTAGCTGTAGGATTAAATGCAGGTTTTGCTTCAAACGTAGTAGAAGTACCTTCAAGTACAGCTCCATTTACAGTAAAGCGTACTACATTTACAAACAAAGCATTTAGCAATACTGAGATTACTTCAGATGTAAAAGTTATTGGATTATCAAAAAATGCTTTTGGTTTAGTTGAAAATTCGGCAAGCGCTATTAATGAATCATTTTCTCCTTCATTTGGAGATAACGATTTTAATATTAACGTCCAATCTGTAGATAAGGCTACAGATAAAGTAACAATAGCTGATGCAGAAATTGTTGTTTCTGGTGGACGTGGATTAAAAGGCCCTGAAAACTGGGGAATGGTTGAAGAATTAGCAGAAGTTTTAGGTGCAGCTACAGCTTGCTCTAAACCCGTTTCAGATTTAGGATGGAGACCACATAGTGAACACGTAGGACAAACTGGTAAGCCAGTAGCATCTAATTTATATATTGCAATTGGAATTTCTGGAGCAATCCAACATTTAGCAGGAATTAACTCTTCTAAAGTAAAAGTTGTCGTAAATTCAGATCCTGAAGCACCTTTCTTTAAAGCTGCAGATTACGGTGTAGTTGGAGATGCTTTTGAAGTAGTTCCTAAATTAATAGAAAAACTAAAAGAATTTAAAGCACAAAACGCTTAA
- a CDS encoding electron transfer flavoprotein beta subunit/FixA family protein, whose protein sequence is MKILVCISHVPDTTSKINFTEGDTKFDTNGVQFVINPNDEFGLTRAMWFKEKQGASVDVVNVGGPETEPTLRKALAIGADSAIRVNAIATDGIFVAKQLASVIENGGYDLVIAGRESIDYNGGMVPGMIAGLTGANFVNTCINLEVDGTNATATREIDGGKETVTTSLPLIIGGQKGLVEESDLRIPNMRGIMMARKKPLTVVEPTSGEAQTKDVTFQKPAEKGSVKLVDADNIDELVSLLHNEAKVI, encoded by the coding sequence ATGAAAATATTAGTGTGCATAAGTCATGTTCCTGATACGACTTCAAAGATTAATTTTACTGAAGGCGATACAAAATTTGACACCAATGGTGTGCAATTTGTAATAAATCCTAATGATGAATTTGGATTAACAAGAGCAATGTGGTTTAAAGAGAAGCAAGGAGCATCAGTAGATGTCGTAAATGTTGGAGGGCCAGAAACTGAGCCTACTTTAAGAAAAGCTTTAGCTATTGGTGCTGATTCTGCAATTCGTGTTAATGCAATCGCTACAGATGGTATTTTTGTAGCAAAGCAATTAGCCAGTGTTATCGAAAACGGTGGTTACGATTTAGTAATTGCTGGTCGTGAATCTATAGATTATAATGGCGGAATGGTACCTGGAATGATTGCTGGGTTAACAGGTGCTAATTTTGTTAATACTTGTATTAATTTAGAGGTAGATGGTACAAATGCTACTGCAACTAGAGAGATTGACGGTGGTAAAGAAACTGTAACTACAAGTTTACCTTTAATTATTGGAGGGCAAAAAGGTTTGGTTGAAGAAAGTGATTTACGTATTCCTAATATGAGAGGAATTATGATGGCTCGTAAAAAACCATTAACTGTAGTTGAACCAACTTCAGGAGAAGCCCAAACTAAAGATGTTACCTTTCAAAAACCTGCAGAAAAAGGTTCTGTTAAGCTTGTAGATGCAGATAATATAGATGAATTAGTGAGTTTACTTCATAATGAAGCTAAAGTCATCTAA